In the Silene latifolia isolate original U9 population chromosome 1, ASM4854445v1, whole genome shotgun sequence genome, TGAGAGTCGACAGGCTCAGTTCTCTCCCCGACGACGTTCTTATCTTAATTATCTCCCTTCATCCTCTCCAATTAGCCATCGCTACCGGGACTTTATCCCGTCGATGGCGTGGTCTCTGGTTCAACACAACCTCAATTGACATCACCTTCCGTGAGACTTCTAAGTTGGTACGTAATCTCGATACCACATTGAATAATACCATGAGACAAATTACCTCACCTTTAATCCATAGCTTCAGTTTCGAATATGTTGAACCCTACTTTAATCTAGACTTTTGGGCGCCTTGTATGGATATTATAATTCGCGACATTTGTAACCGGAACGTCCATCAACTTAAGGTAACATGGTGTAATCCTTCATCTTGGGATAACATATATACATTACCAAGTGTTATTTTTCAAACGCAGTCGCTAGTATCGATTGAATTGGGCTCCAAAAGTGGCTCGTTTATGCGTAAAGATTGGCAATTCCCTGAGGATTGTGATAACATCAATCTTCCAAATTTGAAGAACTTAACCGTTCACTTTGGTCCGAATTATCAATGTATTTCAAAACTAGTTAAGGCTTGTCCGTCACTCGAACAATTGTCGTTAAATTGCTGGCCTCACCATATCTATGGGCCTTTGCGAAGCCACACATTTGTGATTAATGCCCCAAATTTAGAATACTTGGCTATTTCCGCTCCAAAATACATGACTTTTTCCTTTGAAGACAATCCAATTGTGCTCCGTGAAGCCAAAATCGAATTTACTGATCTCCCCCAAGTTCGATTGGATAAAGATAAATTGTCTAGATTGTATAAGGCGGTTTCTAATGTAAGAATCTTTTACTCTTGATATTTCTGCAGTAGATGCCTTATCTACTACGAAGTTTCGCAATGTTACTCGGCTCACTTTTAATATGAAACTGAGCTTCTGTTTAAAAACCCTGTTGTCCGTGTGAATTGTATAATTCCCTGACTTGGGAGTTATTCTATTAGGCATTATATAGGTACAAAGTACAACAATAAGATCCTAATTACAAGGCAAGAATATCTCTAATTAAGCTAACAAATAACTAGAGGATATTTACAATCAAATCATAATATTTACTAATACACCCCCGCAGTCGGAGCGGGAGAGGAACGGACGCTGAGGCTGGAGCGGAACCGTGTAAAGAGGTGCTTGGGAAGACCTTTTGTGAAAATGTCGGCGTACTGGTATTCGGCCGGAACATGAAGAACTTTGACTTTCCCAAGACGAACCTGGTCGCGAACGAAATGTATATCAATCTCTATGTGCTTCGTTCGCTGATGTTGAACTGGGTTGCCGGATAAGTAGACCGCGGAGACATTGTCGCAATAAATCAAGCTAGCCGTCGAGATAGTAACGCGAAGTTCTAATAGTAAATTTCGTAGCCAGCTTGTTTCCGCAACCGCATTAGCAACACCCCTATATTCGGCTTCGGCACTGGATTTGGATACGGTAGCCTGACGCTTGGAAGACCAAGAAATCAAGTTATCGCCGAAAAAAACGCAGTACCCAGAAGTAGACCGTCGTGAGTCGGGACACCCACCCCAATCAGCGTCGGAATAAGCAGTCAATGTATGGGCGGCTGATTTGGTGAAGGTAAGGCCGTAGTCCATAGTCCCTTTAATGTAACGTAAGATTCGTTTCAAGAATTGAAAATGGGGCTCACGAGGGGCGTGCATAAAGAGACAAACCTGTTGGACCGCATAGGTAATATCGGGTCGAGTGATGGTGAGATATTGAAGAGCGCCGGCGAGGCTTCGATAAAGTGTGGAATCAGCAATAAGCGGGCCTGCCGTGGAGCTTAGTTTGGACCCGGTTTCCACAGGTGTATTGACGGGGTTACAGGATGACATTGAGGCTCGGCTTAGAATATCACGGGCATACTGATTTTGAGATAGAAACAGCCCGGTTTTTGTTCGAGTAACCTGTATCCCGAGGAAATGATGTAGCTTACCAAGGTCCGACATCGCAAATTCCTGTGATAAATCATTAATAATATTTCGAAGCAAGGAATTACTGGAGGCCGTGAGAACGATATCGTCGACGTAGAGGAGCAGGTAGGCCGTGTGAGGACCATGATTATAAATGAAGAGGGACGGATCACATACGCTGCTACAAAAACC is a window encoding:
- the LOC141626901 gene encoding F-box protein At5g03100-like; translation: MNLILEDLAVEREAVKMRVDRLSSLPDDVLILIISLHPLQLAIATGTLSRRWRGLWFNTTSIDITFRETSKLSLVSIELGSKSGSFMRKDWQFPEDCDNINLPNLKNLTVHFGPNYQCISKLVKACPSLEQLSLNCWPHHIYGPLRSHTFVINAPNLEYLAISAPKYMTFSFEDNPIVLREAKIEFTDLPQVRLDKDKLSRLYKAVSNVRIFYS